The Silene latifolia isolate original U9 population chromosome Y, ASM4854445v1, whole genome shotgun sequence sequence cttattcgcaaatctaaaatcaacaacaacaacaacaatgatgctAGAATTGTTCCTCTACGAACTCGTCACCTAGCAAGAATAAACAACAATACTATATCACAAACCATACTAATCAAACTTTACCCTCATCCTAAACAATTAgggcaaaccctaaaagacaaccacAAACTGATTAACAAAGCACTAGAAATTTACCAACGAAACCGGTACGGAAAGACGGGATGTAGACTCACGATCGATCAACTAGCTTTGGGAGTtattagggtgattagaggatTGGTAAACGTAGTTTAGGCTTTTGTAAAAATGATTTAGTAACTGTTAATACGAAATATAtgatctctaatcaccttaatcaaacctCGGAAATTAATCCCGTCAGACAAGTAACTTGTTTAAAAACACTCGACAGCCTACTCGAATTAGTATGGACTACTCAACCGAGTAAGCCAAGAccagaaaatcgtagtattacaaatTGGGCTTCTACTTTTGTTTAGGTACCGGCATTTCTACACATACATGGTCTTGTTAACTGTATCAGTCTACTATATGTCGTGTCGACAATGTGCAACAGATCGAAAAATATTGCTACATTTAGCTGAAAACTTTTTACATGTCGTCCCTTGTTTGATACGGAGTACCTTACTTTAAACTGAAGCATACATTATTGACTTTAATAATTCCAtacgagatttttttttttttttggcagctgtaaaaaAGAGTGAACCTACCTAACCATAGCCTTACAAGCAAGGCTATGTGCTACAGAATTAAAAGTTCGTGGGATAAAACTGAAAGCTAAGCAatggaaaaaaagaaaaacaagcattaATATCGTCCAAGATAGCCTTGAGGAGATGATGTGGCGTCTCCATCCTTGTCAGTTGGTGAACCAAAGAAAGGCAGTCCAATGGAATTTCCAAATGACGGATTCCCCTTTCTCTAGCCCATAGAAGTACCAAGAACACCCCAAGACCCTCAGCTTGTAGCGCTGACTCAGCTCTTATTCTTTTACTTATCCAAAACAACCTTTCCCCACTTCCAGACATAGCAATCCAACCAATCCCCGCATTATTATGCCCCTTCCATCCCGTATCAACCATCACCCGTACAACATCTGAAATATCTGATCATGCCTACAACACACACCGGGTTACTTTCACGAATCCAATCGCTCCATTCACCCTCAATAATACTTGTATTCCCTGTTGTGTTACATGATCCTTTTTTGGCAACATCAATAGCGCTTATCGCTGTGCTTACTACCTGAGTccataaattaaagaacatgatAGGATGAAAATCCAGTCCTTGAAACAGGATTCGGTTACGAATACCCTAAATGCAACAAAACATTGCTAAAAACCGAATCTGACGGTCCTTCATGCCTTCCATACTTTCCAAATAAGACACCCAATCAATGACCCAGGCTCCAATGTTAATAAAAGAATCATACTTAGTTCGGATTCCAAGATCACATGAAGCCCATAATCTTCGGGACACATAACAGTCCCGAAATAAATGTTCCATTGTTTCCATGGCCATCGTACCCCCCTACAAAATTTACATTCCGGATCCACCCCAATATTTCGTCGTGCAAAGCTACGTCCCACAGAGAGAGAATCAGTAATGATCCACCAAACGAGCATTTTCCATGATTGCGGTCCTGGTAACCTCCATAGTGTACGTTTACAAAACCTTCGACCAACATCATTAATCCTATCCATATCCTTACGTGTTCCCTGTCGGTCCATATACATACCTAAAAGAGTCCCATAACCGCTCTTcacactataaataccataaCTATTATGTAACCAATAGACATCATCAGTCACCTGAGACCGACAAATTGGTTGCACTAAGACAGCATTAGCACTTTCCTCCTCCAAAACATAATTAATTAAATCTTCATTCCACCTCATATCAGTACCGTGACGGCCTATTGTCCGTAGATCCTTTACTTCAAATTTCTAAGAGCAACATGATCTATTCCCAACAACCTCTCGCTAGGCTCCGGACACCTCCCATTAACCCACTTATTAGTCCATATGTTTAAATCGGACTCCAGACCAGGTTTCCACCCAATATGTTAGCGAACAAATTGTAGGCCATGTAAAACACTTCGTGCCCCCCATGATAAGTTGCCTTCATGTTGGATCATCATAGTATCAACCAACTCATCTTTAGGCAATAGTTTTCTACGAAAAATGCGTGTAAAGTAGGAGCGTTCCCCGAAAACAATCCTCCACGCCTGCTTTCCTAACATAGCCTGGTTTAGACACTCAATATTCCGGATACCAAGTCCACCATCACTTTTTGGTAAGCTTAGGAATTTTTTACTACACCAATGGATAGGTCACCCTAATTTACCacccgcccaccaaaaatgtgacaatAAGGAATTCACCTTGTtagtcacacttaccggtattttgaaCACCGATAGAAAGAAAATCGAAATGTTGGATAAGACGGGTGATATTAGAGTGAGCCTACCCGCTTGTGATAAAAAAAATCCCATTCCATGAGGAGATTCGCTTCATTACAATATCAATAATCCCTTTAAAGAGCTCCCATTTGGATCCTTGAACTTCAGTTGGTAGCCCAAGGTATTTACCCAAACCTTTATTACCCTTTATTTTAAGGGTACGTAACCCACCACTAGCCTTTGCAAGAGTGGTACTTGGGCTAAAAAAAATGCCAGACTTGTCTTCATTCATCACCTGACCTGAAACCTTACAATACTTCTTCAAGATTACTCTTAAAGTCCTCACTGAATTATTTCGATCATGTAAAAAGAAGATCGCATCATCAGCAAAGAACAAATGAGACAATGCATCCTCCCCACGGCATAAGCTAATCCTTTTTAAAGATCCATCATCTTGGGCTTGCAGTAAATTACAGGAAAGAGCCTCCATACATAAGACGAAAAGAAATGGTGACAGCAGATCACCTTGCCTTAAACCACATTGCTGTTGGAATAACTTTAGTGGAGCACCATTACACAGCACCTGATAAGAAACCGTCATGACACAGTTCATGATAAGAGTAACAAGGCGGTCAGGAAATCCGACTCTATAAAGAACTGCTTTCAAGAAGTCCCAACGCACACGATCATAGGCCTTACTCATATCCGCCTTAAACGCAAATCGCccaaatttccctttcttgtgGGAGTTAATTTTATGAATAGCTTCATTTGCCAATAGAATATTATCAGCGATTTGTCTTCCCGGGATAAAAGCATTTTGGAAATCCCCTACCAAATAACCCATCACCTTTGCCATCCTATTAGTGATACACTTTGTAACAATACGCATGATGACATTACATAAGCTTATCGAGCGATAATCCCCAACTTTTTCCGGATTATAACATTTTGGAACCAAAGTAATAAAAGTCCTATTATGTTCCTTGAGGACCATCCCCGAGTTTAGCATCGATAGAACAGCAGTTGTCACATCCTTTTTAATGAAATGCCAACACTTCTGATAGAAAATAGCTGGAATTCCATCAGGGCCCGGAGATTTAAGTGCACCCATTTAAAAAACAGCAGTTCGCACTTCTTGAGCAGTAAAAGGCCTATTAAGTGCATCACAATCATCATTAGTAACCGTCTTAGTAAAACCGCGCAAAACCTCATCCATTAATTGAGCCCTAGAGTCGTCTTCATTATTATCACTCGGGTTATATAAAGAAAAGAACGAATCATAGAACTGTTTTCCAACACATTCCGGCTCATAAATCCACTCCCCACTACCATCTTTGACGCCTAAGATGAAATTACGTCCAGCTCTTCCCTTTACCCAATTGAAGAAATATTTAGTACAGGTATCCCCATCGACCACCCATCTCAGTTTGGCCTTTTGTCTCCAAAAAACCGCCGCAACCTTTGAGAACTCACGTACTCTTTCATTCACCGTCGTGTATAGCGTATCATCCCCCTCACATATCGCAGCATCAATACCCTTCTCCAAATCCACGTCAAACTCGTCCCATTTAGCTCTCCATTCATGACGTTTATCTAACGCCCATCGACGTACACATTGATGTACACCTGACAGTTTTCTAGCGACTTGAAAAGCTGGAGAATCCCATACCCGCAACCGCCAAGCATCCTTAATGATACATAAACACTCCTCATAAAAGAAAACCCATGCATCAAGTTTATAAGGCTTCTTGCTTATGTTCTTTGTAAGATTCAAGTCAAGTTCAATAGGAGCATGGTCCGAAATTTGAATAGGATAGTGTTTAATTCCCGTATCCGGGAACATCGTAAACCATTCCTTTGAACTAAGAGCCCTATCAATTCGTTCATACACACGCTTCAAACCTTTAAGATTATTACACCAAGTATATCAGGGACCCTTGAATGGTATGTCTACCAATTGATTATGAATTCTCCATATATTGAAATCAATTGCCCCACTAATTGGTCTTGGATTCATACTTAGCTTATCACTTCCAAACTCAACTTGATTAAAGTCTCCCATTATTAGAAAGGGATGTTCAAATGTTGAAATGCATTCTTCCAAATCATCGAGCACCGTACTTCGTAATTGAACGGAAGGAGCACCATAAAAAAGAACCAAGTACCATAAACGCCCATTACATTTTTCtactaataaaacgatgaagttggTACATGTCAAAATATGGCCTCCGTCCTCCATCCAACCCATAGTCCCCCCGAACTACCATTGGCATCTATGCCAACATTATTAGAAAAACCAAAAGGCCTAAACAAGGGACTAATACTACATACATTACACTTAGTTTCAATTAAAAAAAACAAAGTCATAATACTTATACTTAATAACGCCCTAATTTTTGGAATTGTAGGGGCAAGCGTATTATTTAGACCCCTACAATTCCATGTGAGACCATTCATGGGAACGCAGGAGGTTGCCTTGGTCCAACCTCCGCAAAACCAGCATCATTACTAGCAGACGAGGAATCAGTAGAGACCTCAA is a genomic window containing:
- the LOC141629917 gene encoding uncharacterized protein LOC141629917, whose translation is MGDFNQVEFGSDKLSLKRVYERIDRALSSKEWFTMFPDTGIKHYPIQISDHAPIELDLNLTKNISKKPYKLDAWVFFYEECLCIIKDAWRLRVWDSPAFQVARKLSGVHQCVRRWALDKRHEWRAKWDEFDVDLEKGIDAAICEGDDTLYTTVNERVREFSKVAAVFWRQKAKLRWVVDGDTCTKYFFNWVKGRAGRNFILGVKDGSGEWIYEPECVGKQFYDSFFSLYNPSDNNEDDSRAQLMDEVLRGFTKTVTNDDCDALNRPFTAQEVRTAVF